A genomic region of Kribbella sp. NBC_00382 contains the following coding sequences:
- a CDS encoding right-handed parallel beta-helix repeat-containing protein: MPGLDRRTLLLAGGAAALAAVAAPALEAQAKSTPAISGRSASGQGRGTRSFPTVDVQADCGAAGDGVTNDSAAFRQAALTLQTAGGGTLVIPAGTYVVGEQVHTTGVTPYYVAQPVFSVHDLDLVDIQGNGAVLQLADGLHYGSFDPVTGAVTAVSKTLDHACATGNILEFTQCQNVTISDLELDGRNEHLVLGGPWGDNGRQLAGSGIWLQRCSEVQIVDVTTHHHPLDGVYIAWAGLTGTDPATPHALTRVVSEYNGRQGLSWVGGRGLTCTDCSFSHTGRGGLSSAPAAGLDIEPQLTMCRDGRFENCHFEDNAGVGMLAAAGDGGYSTFVDCTFWGSTNYSIWCRRPSLAFEGCTVRGTAVHTYGSAVAAEATKFTSCTFADELPAGVPSGSVFRTKYLYESSVDGPNVSWDDCTFTANQVRSIYLTGSTTAPAVLTGCTFVHRSPTFSDGATQQCVIRNSSIEGTRFSEDFPAGATTASYISRGAVTVSAGAATVVDGPLVRWGSTSGLTGTIPPGSY, translated from the coding sequence ATGCCTGGTTTGGACCGAAGGACTCTGCTCCTGGCTGGTGGCGCTGCCGCCCTGGCCGCTGTGGCGGCGCCCGCCCTCGAGGCGCAGGCGAAATCGACCCCGGCTATCTCCGGGCGCAGCGCCTCCGGGCAAGGCCGGGGCACGCGCTCGTTCCCGACCGTTGACGTTCAAGCCGACTGCGGCGCTGCCGGCGACGGCGTGACGAATGACAGCGCGGCCTTCAGGCAAGCTGCCCTCACCTTGCAGACCGCCGGTGGCGGCACCCTGGTCATCCCGGCAGGGACCTATGTGGTGGGCGAGCAGGTGCATACGACCGGCGTCACGCCGTACTACGTAGCGCAGCCGGTGTTCTCGGTCCACGACCTCGACCTGGTGGACATCCAGGGAAACGGAGCGGTCCTGCAACTCGCGGACGGGCTCCACTACGGATCGTTCGATCCCGTCACCGGCGCGGTGACCGCCGTGTCCAAGACACTGGATCACGCCTGCGCAACGGGCAACATCCTCGAGTTCACCCAGTGCCAGAACGTCACGATCAGCGATCTCGAGCTCGACGGCCGCAACGAGCATCTGGTTCTGGGTGGACCGTGGGGGGACAACGGCCGTCAGCTTGCCGGGAGTGGGATCTGGCTGCAGAGGTGTTCTGAGGTCCAGATCGTCGACGTCACGACGCACCACCATCCGCTCGACGGGGTCTATATCGCGTGGGCCGGACTGACCGGCACCGACCCGGCAACCCCGCACGCGCTGACCCGGGTGGTGAGCGAGTACAACGGCCGGCAGGGACTGTCGTGGGTCGGCGGTCGGGGACTCACGTGCACCGACTGCAGTTTCAGCCACACCGGGCGCGGAGGGCTGTCCTCGGCGCCGGCAGCGGGTCTCGACATCGAGCCCCAGCTGACGATGTGCCGCGACGGCCGATTCGAGAACTGTCATTTCGAGGACAACGCCGGAGTCGGCATGCTGGCCGCCGCGGGCGACGGTGGTTACAGCACGTTCGTCGACTGCACCTTCTGGGGCTCGACCAACTACAGCATCTGGTGCAGGCGGCCATCGCTGGCGTTCGAAGGCTGCACGGTGCGGGGAACCGCTGTGCACACCTACGGCTCTGCCGTGGCTGCCGAGGCCACCAAATTCACCTCGTGCACCTTTGCCGACGAACTTCCGGCCGGCGTGCCGAGCGGTTCGGTGTTCAGGACCAAGTATCTCTACGAATCCTCGGTCGACGGCCCGAACGTGAGTTGGGACGACTGCACCTTCACTGCCAACCAGGTGCGGTCGATCTATCTGACCGGCAGCACCACAGCCCCGGCCGTGCTGACCGGATGCACTTTCGTCCACCGGTCTCCGACCTTCAGCGACGGCGCCACGCAGCAGTGCGTCATCCGGAACAGCAGCATCGAGGGGACCCGGTTCTCGGAGGACTTCCCTGCCGGAGCGACGACCGCGTCCTACATCTCGCGCGGCGCCGTGACCGTCAGCGCCGGTGCCGCGACCGTTGTCGACGGCCCATTGGTGAGGTGGGGAAGTACCAGCGGACTCACCGGAACCATCCCGCCCGGCTCGTACTGA
- a CDS encoding Gfo/Idh/MocA family protein, with protein MSISIGVVGAGQFAPSFLRLWSAHPDVNDVRLTDLLPERTKEMAANQGVSITYQSFEEMLASDVDAVAIFTQRWLHGEMAIQALEAGKHVYSTVPMAIQADQIARIIELVKETGLTYMMGETSFYYPSSVYCRQRLAAGDFGRVFYSEGDYVHDMDLGFYAAYQYSGGEDWKKTASFPPMLYPTHAVGNVLSVTGQHATHVSCIGVQDDRGDGVFDKEISQFDNDFSNATALFKLADGGIMRTNEMRRVGYPSRIRGSRLRVFGTEGSFEQLATTTVWQTKEGVEDISDLMAAEPSGSLNDEDLAKVDPALRNEFRSGLSPVHDRSRLPDEFDGLHNGHEGSHHFLADDFVRAVADKTLPPVNAWVSARYTLPGIYAHQSALQGGVQLEIPDHGDAPA; from the coding sequence ATGAGCATCAGCATCGGTGTGGTCGGAGCCGGCCAGTTCGCCCCCTCGTTCCTGCGGTTGTGGTCGGCGCATCCCGACGTCAACGACGTCCGGTTGACGGACCTGCTGCCTGAGCGCACCAAGGAGATGGCCGCGAACCAGGGCGTCTCGATCACCTATCAGTCGTTCGAGGAGATGCTCGCCTCCGATGTCGACGCGGTGGCGATCTTCACCCAGCGCTGGCTGCACGGCGAGATGGCGATCCAGGCGCTGGAGGCCGGCAAGCACGTCTACTCGACGGTGCCGATGGCGATCCAGGCCGACCAGATCGCCCGGATCATCGAGCTGGTCAAGGAGACCGGCCTGACCTACATGATGGGCGAGACGAGCTTCTACTACCCATCGTCGGTCTACTGTCGGCAGCGGCTGGCCGCAGGTGACTTCGGCCGGGTCTTCTACTCCGAGGGCGACTACGTCCACGACATGGATCTCGGGTTCTACGCGGCGTACCAGTACAGCGGTGGCGAGGACTGGAAGAAGACCGCGTCCTTCCCGCCCATGCTCTACCCGACACATGCCGTCGGCAATGTGCTGTCGGTGACCGGTCAGCACGCCACGCACGTCTCCTGCATCGGGGTGCAGGACGACCGCGGCGACGGGGTGTTCGACAAGGAGATCAGCCAGTTCGACAACGACTTCAGCAACGCGACCGCGCTGTTCAAGCTCGCCGACGGCGGCATCATGCGGACCAACGAGATGCGCCGGGTCGGGTACCCGTCGCGCATCCGTGGGTCGCGGCTGCGCGTCTTCGGTACCGAAGGCAGTTTCGAGCAGCTGGCGACGACCACTGTCTGGCAGACCAAGGAAGGTGTGGAGGACATCAGCGACCTGATGGCCGCCGAGCCGAGCGGGTCGCTGAACGACGAGGACCTGGCGAAGGTCGACCCGGCGCTGCGCAACGAGTTCCGGTCCGGCCTTTCGCCGGTCCACGACCGCAGCCGGCTGCCCGACGAGTTCGACGGACTGCACAACGGTCACGAGGGTTCGCATCACTTCCTGGCCGACGACTTCGTCCGCGCGGTCGCTGACAAGACGCTCCCGCCGGTCAACGCCTGGGTCTCGGCCCGCTACACCCTCCCCGGCATCTACGCCCACCAGTCAGCCCTCCAGGGCGGCGTGCAACTGGAGATCCCCGACCACGGCGACGCTCCCGCCTGA
- a CDS encoding DUF4838 domain-containing protein — translation MVNIDSSPADGDANPAQPGNSWAISRRAVLGAGLGVAAAAAVAPSATAVPRVVLASSQQRLPIVVSPAESGDVTVAVDEVVEHVTAVTGAAPEVVSTDPGRPAIWLGAAARDRFGLPLPSNPAGFVVRASSGSVTVVGGSETGTLYGVYELLERCGVRWLAPGPYGTVLPAGALTVASGNYASAPHFSQRVLQGLPRYGSLPAGSPVDPLEAAVWYRRQRLTGVPYGAHGIPLYPAATKTSNPELFIHENGVVANQVDVTIPEVLDRCEAAIRRTLAADPTAEYINLGPNDGPGFGVTGWDVPGRIDPLYGQLVVTDRYIKFFNLLLDRLADFPDLKLAFYAYSEYMEAPQREKPNPRIVPVFAPIAVDRRKSSADDDGWERRYVLQVIADWQALGVDWMYRGYVGNLADPGLPYSAARQLADELPEYARLGATGGIRLECIGSWGHLGPAFYLAAKLFWDPTANSAAILRDYYRVAYGSAATTVQRYFQLLETTMATAPYTAGSIIEFPESLPDPVMTQLKSLLNHAAGTLAADGNTAAAARLAVIGRVHDFGATTLKSLRAHKIGDNAAAVGSLVQARTQFDATQVDSPAGLRPASKTYLERFLGRAVEQVGAALAAYGPPVVSVPRRWELLVDTGGTGVLPTPQDGRWTTIDTHHTWSAQGLRYLKGQAWYRCTLPATPVSGSPRLILPSVDEIATVWVNGVAAPLITGAGSFLPESFDLGTGWSTTTPNQILVLVTNRVLDELGTGGIYGTAVVLADSTVPWSPPNVTAPTVQKPFDGPSAPAAPHGARPIAADWEAIIDPYGAAGRMALYDPRISSQHFRAYDPARSPLAQGLGRYSEGLVVRAKLKKRPRPGPGGIRLLLAGDPTNLQAWLDSVPLVLTPAAPGWCMAKVPRSAINKSATIAVAQRQLTDIPLAPHWS, via the coding sequence GTGGTCAACATCGACAGCAGTCCAGCCGACGGTGACGCGAATCCGGCACAGCCGGGGAACTCGTGGGCGATCAGCCGGCGCGCCGTCCTGGGCGCCGGTCTGGGCGTCGCGGCCGCGGCCGCCGTCGCTCCCTCTGCGACGGCAGTGCCTCGAGTGGTACTGGCTTCATCGCAGCAACGGCTCCCGATCGTGGTGTCGCCGGCCGAGTCGGGCGATGTCACCGTGGCCGTCGACGAAGTGGTCGAGCACGTCACCGCGGTGACCGGCGCCGCGCCGGAGGTGGTCTCAACGGATCCGGGTCGCCCGGCCATCTGGCTCGGCGCGGCCGCTCGTGACCGGTTCGGGCTCCCGCTGCCGAGCAACCCGGCCGGCTTCGTCGTCAGGGCTTCATCGGGCTCGGTCACCGTCGTCGGCGGCAGCGAAACCGGCACCTTGTACGGCGTCTACGAACTGCTCGAGCGCTGCGGGGTGCGCTGGCTCGCACCCGGTCCGTACGGAACAGTGCTCCCTGCCGGCGCCCTGACAGTTGCTTCCGGCAACTATGCGTCCGCGCCCCACTTCAGCCAGCGCGTGCTGCAGGGCCTCCCCCGGTACGGCTCGCTACCGGCGGGCTCACCGGTGGACCCGCTCGAGGCCGCGGTCTGGTACCGGCGTCAGCGGCTCACCGGCGTTCCGTACGGGGCCCACGGCATCCCGCTCTATCCGGCGGCGACCAAGACCTCCAACCCTGAACTGTTCATCCACGAGAACGGGGTCGTCGCGAACCAGGTCGACGTCACCATCCCCGAGGTACTGGATCGCTGCGAGGCGGCCATCCGGCGCACTCTGGCTGCTGATCCCACTGCGGAGTACATCAATCTCGGACCCAACGACGGCCCGGGATTCGGGGTCACCGGCTGGGACGTCCCCGGGCGTATCGATCCCCTCTACGGCCAGCTCGTGGTGACCGATCGCTACATCAAGTTCTTCAACCTCTTGCTGGACCGGCTCGCCGACTTCCCTGACCTGAAGCTCGCCTTCTACGCCTACAGCGAGTACATGGAGGCGCCGCAGCGCGAGAAGCCGAATCCCCGGATCGTCCCGGTCTTCGCGCCGATCGCCGTCGATCGCCGCAAGTCGAGCGCCGACGACGACGGCTGGGAACGCCGCTATGTGCTGCAGGTGATCGCGGACTGGCAGGCGCTCGGCGTCGACTGGATGTACCGCGGGTACGTCGGCAATCTCGCCGATCCTGGTCTCCCGTACTCAGCGGCTCGCCAGCTCGCCGACGAACTCCCCGAGTACGCGCGCCTCGGTGCGACCGGTGGCATCCGCCTCGAGTGCATCGGCAGCTGGGGCCATCTTGGGCCGGCGTTCTACCTGGCCGCAAAGCTTTTCTGGGACCCCACGGCCAACTCGGCCGCGATCCTCCGGGACTACTACCGGGTCGCGTACGGATCGGCAGCCACCACTGTTCAGCGGTACTTCCAGCTGCTCGAGACGACAATGGCCACCGCACCGTACACCGCCGGCAGCATCATCGAGTTCCCTGAGTCACTGCCGGATCCGGTGATGACCCAGTTGAAGAGCCTGCTCAATCATGCGGCCGGCACCCTGGCCGCGGACGGGAACACCGCCGCAGCCGCCAGGCTCGCCGTCATCGGCCGGGTCCACGACTTCGGAGCGACAACTCTCAAGAGCCTGCGGGCACACAAGATCGGCGACAACGCGGCGGCAGTCGGGTCCCTGGTGCAGGCGCGTACGCAATTCGACGCCACCCAGGTCGACAGCCCGGCAGGTCTCCGCCCAGCCAGCAAGACCTACCTCGAGCGCTTCCTCGGACGAGCGGTCGAGCAGGTCGGTGCGGCCCTTGCGGCGTACGGTCCGCCGGTCGTCTCGGTACCTCGGCGCTGGGAGTTGCTCGTCGACACCGGCGGCACCGGCGTACTGCCCACTCCGCAGGACGGTCGCTGGACCACCATCGACACCCACCACACGTGGTCGGCGCAGGGACTCCGCTATCTGAAGGGACAGGCCTGGTACCGCTGCACTCTGCCGGCGACGCCGGTCTCGGGAAGTCCACGATTGATCCTGCCCAGCGTCGACGAGATCGCCACGGTCTGGGTCAACGGCGTTGCCGCACCGCTGATCACCGGAGCGGGCAGCTTCTTGCCCGAGAGCTTCGACCTCGGTACCGGCTGGTCCACCACCACCCCCAACCAGATCCTCGTGCTCGTGACCAACCGGGTCCTGGACGAACTCGGCACCGGCGGCATCTACGGAACGGCTGTCGTCCTCGCCGACTCGACCGTGCCGTGGAGTCCGCCCAACGTGACCGCGCCGACCGTACAGAAACCGTTCGACGGCCCGAGCGCGCCCGCGGCCCCTCATGGCGCGAGGCCGATCGCCGCCGACTGGGAAGCGATCATCGACCCGTACGGCGCCGCAGGCCGAATGGCGCTGTACGACCCACGGATCAGCAGCCAGCACTTCCGCGCCTACGACCCGGCGCGCTCCCCGCTCGCGCAGGGGCTCGGACGCTACAGCGAAGGCCTGGTCGTCCGGGCGAAGCTCAAGAAGCGGCCCCGCCCTGGTCCCGGCGGCATCCGACTGCTGCTCGCCGGAGATCCAACCAACCTCCAAGCCTGGCTGGATTCCGTCCCACTTGTACTGACGCCCGCAGCTCCCGGTTGGTGCATGGCCAAGGTCCCCCGGTCAGCCATCAACAAGTCGGCCACCATCGCCGTGGCGCAACGGCAGCTCACGGATATCCCTCTCGCACCGCACTGGAGCTGA
- a CDS encoding SDR family NAD(P)-dependent oxidoreductase — protein MVRRKALVTGGGSGLGEAAAQRLRADGIEVVTVDLHGADVAADVTDQQSLARIATEVGPVDVLVNSAGVVGPNRPLIETTADEWRAVFEVNVIGTVNTIRTFVPGMCERGWGRVVNLASMAGKDGNPNLSIYSASKAAVIGLTKSVGKELATSGVLVNAIAPAVIATPMNDETAPEVLAHITNLIPMKRVGRPEEVAELVAFLCSERVSFSTGAVYDISGGRATY, from the coding sequence ATGGTCCGCAGAAAGGCATTGGTCACCGGCGGCGGTAGCGGCCTCGGCGAGGCAGCAGCACAGCGTTTACGTGCCGACGGCATCGAAGTGGTCACCGTTGACCTGCACGGCGCGGACGTTGCAGCCGACGTCACCGATCAGCAGTCGCTGGCGCGCATCGCAACGGAGGTGGGCCCGGTCGACGTACTGGTGAATTCGGCGGGTGTGGTCGGACCGAACCGGCCGCTGATCGAAACCACGGCGGACGAGTGGCGCGCGGTGTTCGAGGTGAACGTCATCGGCACCGTGAACACCATCCGGACGTTCGTGCCCGGAATGTGCGAGCGAGGCTGGGGCCGGGTCGTGAACCTCGCGAGCATGGCCGGCAAGGACGGCAACCCGAACCTGTCGATCTACTCCGCGTCCAAAGCTGCGGTCATCGGACTGACGAAGTCGGTCGGCAAGGAACTGGCCACCAGCGGTGTGCTGGTCAACGCCATCGCTCCGGCCGTCATCGCGACGCCGATGAACGACGAGACCGCGCCGGAGGTCCTGGCCCACATCACGAATCTCATCCCGATGAAGCGGGTCGGCCGGCCCGAGGAGGTCGCCGAACTGGTTGCGTTTCTCTGCTCCGAACGGGTCAGCTTCTCAACCGGCGCGGTGTACGACATCAGCGGCGGCCGAGCAACCTACTGA
- a CDS encoding SGNH/GDSL hydrolase family protein: MKENTITTPDLLTATTSDQLEWDWHQPAGPEGKGWSDTERLYHRLPGRARGVVPDSVWDLSTYPSSLLVRFRTDATRIAARWTVGLPELGKWHMPPTAVSGLDLYGRDDAGRIRWVGISPSISYPTTVGPIVDGLDGAVREYLVYLPLFNTLESLEIGVGPGARFEVLPAPNDRPIVYYGTSVIHGAAASRAGMTVPAQLGRRLGRTVVGLGFSGSGKMEIELAQLIAEIDAAVYLVDCLPNMNADQVTERALPFIRELRSRRPDVPVLLIEDRTYANAWARPAMQNHHRASRAALAEAHRAASDPGVHYVTGGQLLGEDGDDTVDGSHPTDLGFARISETLTPILERLLGR, from the coding sequence ATGAAGGAGAACACGATTACGACGCCCGACCTGCTCACCGCGACCACCTCGGACCAGCTCGAATGGGACTGGCACCAGCCGGCGGGCCCCGAAGGCAAGGGCTGGTCCGATACCGAGCGTCTCTACCACCGGCTGCCTGGCCGCGCCCGCGGCGTCGTTCCCGACTCGGTTTGGGACCTGAGCACGTATCCCAGCAGCCTGCTGGTGCGGTTCCGTACGGATGCGACCCGGATCGCGGCTCGCTGGACCGTCGGTTTACCCGAGCTGGGCAAGTGGCACATGCCGCCCACGGCGGTGAGCGGGCTGGATCTGTACGGCCGCGATGATGCCGGCCGGATCCGCTGGGTCGGAATATCGCCGTCGATCAGTTACCCGACGACCGTCGGCCCGATCGTCGACGGTCTCGATGGAGCCGTCCGCGAGTACCTCGTCTATCTCCCGCTGTTCAACACGCTGGAAAGCCTGGAGATCGGCGTCGGACCGGGAGCGCGGTTCGAGGTCCTGCCGGCACCGAATGATCGACCGATCGTCTACTACGGCACCTCGGTCATCCACGGTGCCGCCGCGTCGCGTGCGGGGATGACCGTGCCCGCGCAGCTGGGCCGCCGGCTCGGCCGTACTGTCGTTGGCCTGGGTTTCTCCGGCAGCGGCAAGATGGAGATCGAGCTGGCCCAGCTGATCGCCGAGATCGACGCCGCCGTTTACCTGGTGGACTGCCTGCCGAACATGAACGCCGACCAGGTCACCGAACGGGCGTTGCCGTTCATCCGCGAGCTCAGGTCGCGACGACCCGATGTACCGGTTCTGCTGATCGAGGACCGCACCTACGCCAATGCCTGGGCCCGCCCCGCGATGCAGAACCACCACCGCGCGAGCCGCGCTGCGCTGGCCGAGGCGCATCGTGCGGCGAGCGACCCGGGAGTGCACTACGTCACCGGAGGGCAGCTGCTCGGTGAAGACGGCGACGACACCGTCGACGGCTCACACCCCACCGACCTCGGCTTCGCCCGCATCTCCGAGACGCTGACACCGATCCTGGAACGGCTGCTCGGTCGATGA
- a CDS encoding alpha/beta fold hydrolase, which translates to MARLTPSKLQIPVLAIGARPVGPALATQLAAFADDLTTLQLDDCGHLIPLDAPDRLLAALIPWLDAG; encoded by the coding sequence TTGGCGCGACTGACACCCAGCAAGCTGCAGATTCCAGTACTGGCCATCGGTGCTCGACCGGTCGGGCCCGCGCTGGCAACGCAGCTCGCTGCATTCGCCGACGACCTCACCACACTCCAACTCGACGACTGCGGCCACTTGATCCCACTGGACGCTCCCGACCGCCTACTGGCAGCCCTCATCCCGTGGCTCGACGCAGGTTGA
- a CDS encoding winged helix-turn-helix transcriptional regulator produces the protein MSVAPNSSAVKTLAESGELRYAVLKRRTPGISAKMLAQTLRGLERDQLVIRRVEPTVPPAVHYSLTPLGRSLDEPLAALRDWAETHMPETTGTTRPEQ, from the coding sequence GTGTCAGTCGCGCCAAACTCTTCTGCAGTCAAGACACTGGCCGAGTCGGGCGAGCTCCGCTACGCCGTCCTCAAACGCCGGACGCCGGGCATCTCGGCCAAGATGCTCGCCCAGACCCTGCGCGGCCTCGAACGCGACCAGCTGGTGATCCGCCGCGTCGAACCAACCGTCCCACCGGCTGTCCACTACTCCCTCACGCCACTCGGCCGAAGCCTCGACGAACCCCTCGCCGCCCTCCGCGACTGGGCCGAAACCCACATGCCGGAGACGACCGGGACAACCAGGCCTGAGCAGTAG
- a CDS encoding class F sortase, which yields MRRRWHVRRDHLASSFRGQVIAAAGFVLALLATWVIFAQPAGDGAAPPSKANAPTSPVVPSTAARPIRSDNAVQGSPRRILLPQIAVSAQVVPISADGGILTPPSNPRAVGWWSAGAQPGARIGSAVMTAHTVHTGGGAFDDLDKLRPGALVTVITSTGRITYAVTSVTNYPKQSLAKHAAELFDQTTDGRLVLVTCEDWNGKTYLSNAVAIAEPVR from the coding sequence ATGCGTAGAAGGTGGCATGTACGCCGCGATCACCTGGCGTCCTCATTTCGAGGCCAGGTGATCGCGGCGGCCGGCTTCGTGCTCGCGTTGCTGGCCACATGGGTGATCTTCGCCCAGCCGGCGGGTGATGGAGCCGCCCCACCGTCGAAGGCGAACGCCCCAACCAGCCCGGTCGTACCGAGCACGGCCGCTAGGCCAATTCGATCCGACAATGCAGTCCAGGGCAGTCCGAGGCGAATCCTGCTCCCGCAGATCGCAGTATCGGCGCAGGTGGTACCGATATCCGCAGACGGCGGCATCCTCACGCCGCCGTCGAACCCACGCGCCGTCGGCTGGTGGTCGGCCGGCGCCCAGCCCGGAGCCCGGATCGGTTCGGCCGTCATGACGGCCCACACCGTGCATACCGGCGGCGGCGCCTTCGACGACCTCGACAAACTCCGGCCAGGTGCGCTCGTCACCGTCATCACCAGCACCGGCCGAATCACCTACGCCGTCACCTCGGTGACGAACTACCCCAAACAATCACTCGCGAAGCACGCCGCCGAACTCTTCGACCAGACCACCGACGGCCGCCTCGTACTGGTCACCTGCGAAGACTGGAACGGCAAGACCTACCTCAGCAACGCCGTCGCCATCGCCGAACCAGTCCGGTAA
- a CDS encoding S8 family peptidase: MPADQQLKDALNVIVEDLDAGKASAVGSERWYDSVAVHPYNWEDLGYAEYYYRRDTILVRTEDVKRVIRALREDPRSLPDRDGDKFPDNCDPAGPGPIIPGHVAIDQLPVTDGVTGLVWRYGRTSRSVDDGGRGTYGGDDFDDVGGEPGGRPHDDDPLSTPRVLERLDLRVGVGVGTPCHALWLCTTAGNGHPCPATEPAEVPAMAGPVPPVNSGICCGTRGWDGDGVVVGVVDGGLVADAQQWPWMAGVQGDLDLSVSPTKVIEPYAGHGTFVAGCVRCMAPKTELWVKKPKAVDIHKHGGTAYEHEIIRSMIDLLNLGADIIVCEFDGVTRLHLPMHTFDAFYNRRLRHLNVVVVAPAGNDKTNLRTFPAAYDWVIGVGALSANGNTRAVFSNYGHWVDVFAPGEDLVNAFPTGDYTCYEDPRDPNDPHERRHFKGLASWSGTSFSAPLVAGMIAARMSATGENAPRAAKAVRKFARSQAAPGIGPVLYPHQICGKCR, from the coding sequence ATGCCAGCGGATCAACAGCTCAAGGACGCACTGAACGTCATCGTGGAGGACCTGGATGCCGGTAAGGCATCAGCTGTGGGGAGCGAGCGGTGGTACGACAGCGTGGCCGTCCATCCGTACAACTGGGAAGACCTCGGGTACGCCGAGTACTACTACCGCCGGGACACGATCCTGGTCCGCACCGAGGATGTGAAGCGGGTCATCCGCGCGCTGCGTGAAGACCCGAGATCCCTCCCTGACCGCGACGGAGACAAGTTTCCGGACAATTGCGACCCGGCCGGTCCGGGACCGATCATCCCCGGCCATGTGGCCATCGATCAGCTGCCGGTCACTGACGGAGTCACCGGTCTGGTCTGGCGCTACGGCAGGACCAGCCGCTCGGTGGATGACGGGGGCCGTGGGACGTACGGTGGAGACGACTTCGACGACGTCGGCGGTGAACCGGGCGGCCGTCCCCATGACGACGATCCGCTGTCCACGCCACGTGTGCTGGAGCGCCTGGACTTGAGGGTCGGCGTAGGTGTTGGGACGCCCTGCCACGCGCTCTGGTTGTGCACTACCGCTGGTAACGGTCATCCGTGCCCGGCGACGGAGCCCGCCGAGGTACCGGCCATGGCGGGCCCGGTACCGCCGGTCAACAGCGGGATCTGCTGCGGGACGCGTGGATGGGACGGCGATGGCGTGGTGGTCGGCGTCGTCGACGGCGGGCTGGTCGCGGACGCGCAACAGTGGCCGTGGATGGCGGGTGTGCAGGGGGACCTCGATCTCTCCGTTTCGCCCACCAAAGTCATCGAGCCGTACGCCGGCCATGGGACGTTCGTGGCCGGCTGCGTGCGGTGCATGGCGCCGAAGACGGAGCTCTGGGTCAAGAAGCCCAAGGCCGTCGACATCCACAAGCACGGCGGAACGGCGTACGAGCACGAGATCATCCGGAGCATGATCGACCTGCTCAACCTCGGTGCGGACATCATCGTCTGTGAGTTCGACGGCGTCACCCGGCTCCACCTACCGATGCATACGTTCGACGCCTTCTACAACAGGCGTTTGCGTCATCTGAACGTCGTCGTGGTCGCCCCGGCCGGCAACGACAAGACGAATCTGCGCACGTTCCCGGCGGCGTACGACTGGGTGATCGGCGTCGGCGCCCTGTCCGCGAACGGCAACACTCGTGCGGTCTTCTCCAACTACGGCCACTGGGTCGATGTGTTCGCCCCCGGCGAAGACCTGGTGAACGCGTTCCCGACCGGCGACTACACGTGTTACGAAGACCCTCGTGACCCTAATGACCCTCATGAGCGAAGGCACTTCAAGGGCCTGGCGAGCTGGAGCGGAACCTCGTTCTCGGCACCGCTGGTAGCCGGCATGATCGCGGCCCGGATGTCCGCCACCGGCGAGAACGCACCCCGCGCGGCAAAGGCAGTCCGGAAGTTCGCCCGGTCCCAAGCAGCACCAGGCATCGGCCCGGTCCTGTACCCACACCAAATCTGCGGCAAGTGCCGATAA